One Bacillota bacterium genomic region harbors:
- a CDS encoding NAD/NADP octopine/nopaline dehydrogenase family protein yields the protein MRSPQNEPRFLVVGAGGGGLAMAGHLALLGHPVMLLNRSPEKTAAVAERGGIELEGALEGFGRLLGAGTDPASLLEAADVVVVVVPAHAHRDVATWLAPHLRPGHKILLHPGRTLGALEFSQALHRAGAPSNLLVAEAQTLLYASRVSGPARVRVFQVKREVPLAAIPAWRTEEVLRPLARALPQFVAAPDVLTTSLGNIGAIFHPAPTLLNMARIEAGELFEYYRQGISPAVARVLEALDEERLAVGRALGVPVQSARGWLEEAYGAAGEDLYAAIQSNPAYEGIVSPSTLANRYLYEDVPTGLVPMASLGRSLGVCTPLMDALIGLASRVVGTDLRARGRTLENLGFDGFSGEQLIRYVREGGVRSWRPMPV from the coding sequence GTGCGCAGCCCGCAGAACGAGCCGCGCTTCCTCGTGGTGGGCGCGGGAGGCGGGGGGTTGGCCATGGCCGGCCACCTCGCCCTGCTCGGCCACCCGGTCATGCTCCTCAACCGCAGTCCCGAAAAGACCGCCGCCGTCGCCGAGCGCGGTGGCATCGAGCTCGAGGGCGCGCTGGAGGGCTTCGGTCGCCTCCTGGGGGCCGGGACGGATCCGGCATCGCTCCTGGAGGCCGCCGATGTGGTGGTGGTGGTGGTACCGGCCCACGCCCACCGCGACGTCGCCACCTGGCTGGCTCCCCATCTCCGACCGGGCCATAAGATCCTTCTCCACCCGGGTCGGACGCTGGGTGCCCTCGAGTTCTCGCAGGCGCTCCACCGGGCCGGGGCGCCCTCGAATCTCCTGGTCGCCGAGGCGCAGACGCTGCTCTACGCCAGCCGGGTGTCCGGCCCCGCGCGCGTCCGCGTCTTCCAGGTCAAGCGGGAGGTGCCCCTGGCGGCCATCCCGGCCTGGCGGACGGAGGAAGTGCTCCGCCCGCTGGCGCGGGCCCTGCCCCAGTTCGTGGCCGCCCCCGACGTGCTCACCACCTCTCTCGGCAACATCGGCGCCATCTTCCACCCGGCGCCGACCCTGCTCAACATGGCCCGGATCGAGGCGGGAGAGCTCTTCGAGTACTACCGCCAGGGCATCTCGCCGGCGGTGGCGCGGGTTCTGGAGGCTCTGGACGAGGAGCGGCTGGCCGTGGGCCGCGCGTTGGGCGTGCCCGTGCAGAGCGCCCGGGGGTGGCTGGAGGAGGCGTACGGCGCCGCCGGGGAGGACCTGTACGCGGCCATCCAGAGCAACCCCGCCTATGAGGGGATCGTTTCGCCGAGCACGCTGGCCAACCGCTATCTCTACGAGGACGTGCCGACGGGTCTCGTACCGATGGCCTCGCTGGGACGGTCGCTGGGGGTCTGCACGCCCCTGATGGACGCGCTGATCGGGCTCGCCTCCCGCGTGGTCGGGACCGATCTCCGGGCGCGCGGCCGCACGTTGGAGAACCTGGGCTTCGACGGCTTCAGCGGCGAGCAGCTGATCCGTTACGTCCGCGAAGGAGGGGTCCGCTCATGGCGTCCCATGCCGGTCTGA